In Triticum urartu cultivar G1812 chromosome 6, Tu2.1, whole genome shotgun sequence, the following proteins share a genomic window:
- the LOC125513598 gene encoding CLIP-associated protein-like isoform X5, with protein MEAALEAARSKDTKERLAGVERLHEALEAAARRGLTAAEVTALVDTCMDLTRDANFRVAQGGLHALSAAAVLAGDHFKIHLNALVPAAVERLGDGKQPVRDASRQLLVTLMEVSSPTIIVERAGSYAWTHKNWRVREEFVRTLATAVGLFASTELLLQRVFLSPVLQLLNDLNQSVREAAISCIQEMYKNMGSQFHEELQRHNLPSYMLKEINSRLDKIEPKVPSSDGARTQYRAMERSVSAHPKRGSPRKKNTSRESTLFGGDTDITEKPVEPIRVHSEKELFREIEKIASALNPEKDWSIRIAAMQRIEALVYGGAIDYPSFFMLLKQLVHPLSSQLADRRSSIVKQACHLLNVLSKELLSDFEACAEIFIPALFKLVVITVLVIAESSDNCVKTILRNCKVSRIVPLIADTAKNDRSAILRARCCEYALLILEYWADAPEIQRSADLYEDLIKCCVADAMSEVRATARSCYRMFIKTWPERSRRLFMSFDPAIQRIINDEDGGMHKRYPSSLHEKGAQLSRSSSHASGTHLTGYGTSSIVAMDKGAAISSESSLSSSMLLSQSKATGRHAERSIESVLSSSKQKVSAIESLLKGVGISGRQNFSAVRSTSLDLGVDPPSSRDPHIPLAAPASDHLSLQSSALLDSSLPSISIRRNGGSRLIDAMPQVDTKERSRSPYSRNLSSEPMSDLSVPYLRRSSGRSQDDSIMDESNDTWPRPNRRSPQMHTDKHFTDMAYRDASYRNSQNNHVPHFQRPLRKQVASRVSVGVRHSFDDGHVPSNEMSGYTDGPASLNEALSEGLSPSSDWVARVAAFNFVQTLLQLGQKGIQEITQNFEKVMKLFFRYLDDPHHKVAQAAFSTLADIIPACKKPFESYVERILPYVFSRLIDPKELVSKPCSSTLEVVGRTYAVDTLLPAIVRSLDEQRSPKAKLAVLEFANKSFSKYKVDSEGYSNSGFLKLWLSKLAPLIHEKNAKLKETSIKGIISVYSHFDSTAVLNFILNLSIEEQNLVRRSLKQYTPRIEVDLVNYLQSKKERSRPKSYEYEQIDFGTSEDGYNPTSRNSYPFGRVSASSFDNESGKRMHTVQESTFLTGRTTSDARTDHANQCFEPSSEADIFTASRESKSNARSVVEAARSWADYPEKSDATIDDENSVGTPRLDFVRRVSDGHNNAAVTTVGKIIQDMDQFVDLSSVKVVSHTTDGPSVPQLLHRIISNDGEVSSQDKQDALQQLLQASANNDNSIWTKGAFSIASC; from the exons GTTTCTTCTCCAACAATCATTGTTGAAAGAGCTGGAAGTTATGCTTGGACTCACAAGAACTGGAGGGTGCGAGAAGAGTTTGTGCGCACCCTTGCAACGGCAGTTGGGCTTTTTGCTTCTACAGAGCTCCTTCTACAGCGAGTGTTTCTTTCACCT GTCCTGCAATTGTTGAATGATTTGAATCAAAGTGTTAGAGAGGCTGCAATCTCCTGTATTCAG GAGATGTACAAAAATATGGGATCTCAGTTCCATGAAGAGTTGCAGCGCCATAATCTGCCTTCTTATATG CTAAAGGAAATAAATTCAAGATTGGATAAAATAGAACCAAAGGTTCCCTCATCTGATGGTGCTAGAACGCAATATAGGGCCATGGAAAGATCTGTTAGTGCTCATCCCAAAAGAGGTAGTCCAAGGAAAAAAAACACATCAAGGGAAAGCACATTATTTGGAG GTGACACAGATATTACCGAAAAACCGGTGGAACCCATAAGAGTTCATTCAGAGAAAGAATTATTTAGAGAGATTGAGAAGATTGCATCTGCCCTTAATCCAGAAAAGGACTGGTCTATACGTATTGCTGCAATGCAAAGGATCGAAGCCTTGGTATATGGAG GCGCAATTGATTATCCATCATTTTTCATGCTCTTGAAGCAGCTAGTTCATCCATTGTCCTCTCAGCTAGCCGATCGACGGTCTAGCATTGTAAAGCAG GCATGTCATCTACTTAATGTACTATCGAAGGAACTCCTCAGCGACTTTGAAGCATGTGCTGAAATATTTATTCCG GCACTTTTTAAGCTTGTTGTCATAACTGTGCTTGTGATTGCCGAATCTTCAGATAACTGTGTAAAAACT ATCCTGCGGAACTGCAAGGTTTCACGTATTGTTCCACTTATAGCTGACACAGCAAAAAATGACCGCAGTGCAATTCTCCGTGCCAG GTGTTGTGAGTATGCACTTCTAATATTGGAATATTGGGCCGATGCTCCAGAAATACAACGCTCAGCTGATTTATACGAAGATCTAATAAAGTGCTGTGTGGCAGATGCAATGAGCGAG GTTCGTGCAACTGCAAGAAGTTGCTATAGGATGTTCATAAAGACATGGCCTGAGCGTTCACGTCGGCTTTTTATGTCATTTGATCCTGCAATACAGAGG ATTATTAATGATGAAGATGGGGGCATGCACAAGCGATATCCTTCATCGTTGCATGAGAAGGGTGCTCAACTTTCTCGTTCCTCATCTCATGCAAGTGGTACACATTTGACCGGATACGGCACTTCATCTATTGTTGCAATGGACAAGGGTGCAGCAATTTCTTCCGAATCATCTCTCTCGTCAAGCATGCTCCTGTCGCAGTCGAAGGCAACTGGTAGACATGCTGAAAGAAGCATAGAGAGTGTGCTTAGTTCAAGCAAACAAAAGGTTTCAGCCATTGAGAGTTTATTGAAAGGTGTAGGCATCTCAGGCAGGCAAAATTTCTCAGCTGTGCGCTCAACAAGCTTGGATCTTG GAGTTGATCCTCCATCCTCTCGTGATCCTCATATACCGCTTGCTGCGCCTGCTTCGGATCACCTTTCTTTGCAGAGTTCTGCATTGTTGGACTCATCCCTCCCTAGCATAAGTATCAGAAGAAATGGTGGTTCACGTTTGATAGATGCAATGCCTCAGGTAGACACCAAAGAGCGATCGAGGTCACCATATTCGCGTAATCTATCATCTGAACCCATGTCGGATTTGTCAGTGCCTTATTTAAGAAGATCTTCAGGGAGATCTCAAGATGATAGCATTATGGATGAGAGTAATGATACATGGCCAAGGCCTAACAGGCGATCGCCACAGATGCATACGGACAAGCACTTCACTGATATGGCTTATAGGGATGCCAGTTACAGAAATTCGCAAAACAACCATGTCCCACACTTCCAAAGGCCGCTTAGGAAGCAAGTGGCATCAAGGGTTTCTGTGGGTGTCAGACACAGTTTTGATGATGGCCATGTCCCATCGAATGAGATGTCTGGATATACAGATGGCCCAGCATCACTAAATGAAGCCCTCTCTGAGGGTCTTAGTCCAAGTTCAGACTGGGTAGCAAGAGTTGCAGCTTTTAATTTTGTTCAGACATTATTGCAACTAGGACAGAAAGGCATTCAAGAAATTACTCAGAACTTTGAAAAGGTCATGAAGCTATTTTTTCGTTATTTGGATGATCCTCATCATAAAGTTGCACAGGCAGCTTTCTCCACACTTGCAGATATTATTCCAGCATGCAAGAAGCCATTTGAGAGCTATGTTGAAAGAATTTTACCATATGTCTTTTCAAGACTTATTGATCCAAAGGAGTTGGTTTCTAAGCCATGTTCATCAACCTTGGAAGTTGTTGGCCGAACATATGCTGTTGACACATTGTTACCTGCAATAGTACGTTCACTGGATGAACAAAGGTCTCCAAAGGCCAAACTGGCTGTTCTTGAGTTCGCTAATAAGTCATTCAGCAAGTACAAGGTAGACTCTGAAGGTTACAGTAACAGCGGCTTTCTTAAGCTCTGGCTTTCGAAACTAGCACCTTTAATACATGAAAAGAATGCAAAGTTAAAGGAAACGTCCATTAAAGGAATCATATCAGTTTATTCTCATTTTGATTCAACAGCAGTCCTAAACTTTATTCTTAATTTGTCAATTGAAGAACAAAACCTTGTGAGGCGCTCGCTCAAGCAATATACTCCTCGTATTGAGGTCGATCTGGTAAACTACTTGCAGAGCAAGAAAGAGCGTTCACGTCCCAAGTCTTATGAATATGAACAGATTGATTTTGGAACTTCTGAAGATGGTTATAATCCGACATCAAGGAATAGCTATCCATTTGGAAGGGTCTCTGCTAGTTCCTTTGACAATGAATCTGGGAAGAGGATGCATACAGTTCAAGAATCCACATTTCTTACTGGTCGAACAACCTCTGATGCCCGCACTGATCATGCCAATCAATGTTTTGAGCCTTCTTCTGAAGCTGATATTTTTACAGCAAGTCGGGAATCAAAGAGCAATGCTCGCTCAGTTGTAGAAGCTGCACGCTCGTGGGCAGATTATCCTGAAAAATCAGATGCCACCATTGATGATGAAAATTCTGTTGGCACCCCTCGCCTGGATTTTGTCCGTCGTGTTTCTGATGGACATAATAATGCGGCTGTTACAACTGTCGGGAAAATTATACAGGACATGGATCAATTTGTCGACCTTAGTTCTGTGAAGGTTGTCTCGCATACAACTGACGGCCCCAGCGTACCACAACTTCTTCATCGG ATAATAAGTAATGATGGTGAAGTTTCATCCCAAGACAAGCAGGACGCATTGCAGCAGTTGCTGCAAGCATCTGCGAACAATGATAACTCTATATGGACAAAG GGAGCTTTCTCTATCGCTAGTTGCTGA
- the LOC125513598 gene encoding CLIP-associated protein-like isoform X3 — MEAALEAARSKDTKERLAGVERLHEALEAAARRGLTAAEVTALVDTCMDLTRDANFRVAQGGLHALSAAAVLAGDHFKIHLNALVPAAVERLGDGKQPVRDASRQLLVTLMEVSSPTIIVERAGSYAWTHKNWRVREEFVRTLATAVGLFASTELLLQRVFLSPVLQLLNDLNQSVREAAISCIQEMYKNMGSQFHEELQRHNLPSYMLKEINSRLDKIEPKVPSSDGARTQYRAMERSVSAHPKRGSPRKKNTSRESTLFGGDTDITEKPVEPIRVHSEKELFREIEKIASALNPEKDWSIRIAAMQRIEALVYGGAIDYPSFFMLLKQLVHPLSSQLADRRSSIVKQACHLLNVLSKELLSDFEACAEIFIPALFKLVVITVLVIAESSDNCVKTILRNCKVSRIVPLIADTAKNDRSAILRARCCEYALLILEYWADAPEIQRSADLYEDLIKCCVADAMSEVRATARSCYRMFIKTWPERSRRLFMSFDPAIQRIINDEDGGMHKRYPSSLHEKGAQLSRSSSHASGTHLTGYGTSSIVAMDKGAAISSESSLSSSMLLSQSKATGRHAERSIESVLSSSKQKVSAIESLLKGVGISGRQNFSAVRSTSLDLGVDPPSSRDPHIPLAAPASDHLSLQSSALLDSSLPSISIRRNGGSRLIDAMPQVDTKERSRSPYSRNLSSEPMSDLSVPYLRRSSGRSQDDSIMDESNDTWPRPNRRSPQMHTDKHFTDMAYRDASYRNSQNNHVPHFQRPLRKQVASRVSVGVRHSFDDGHVPSNEMSGYTDGPASLNEALSEGLSPSSDWVARVAAFNFVQTLLQLGQKGIQEITQNFEKVMKLFFRYLDDPHHKVAQAAFSTLADIIPACKKPFESYVERILPYVFSRLIDPKELVSKPCSSTLEVVGRTYAVDTLLPAIVRSLDEQRSPKAKLAVLEFANKSFSKYKVDSEGYSNSGFLKLWLSKLAPLIHEKNAKLKETSIKGIISVYSHFDSTAVLNFILNLSIEEQNLVRRSLKQYTPRIEVDLVNYLQSKKERSRPKSYEYEQIDFGTSEDGYNPTSRNSYPFGRVSASSFDNESGKRMHTVQESTFLTGRTTSDARTDHANQCFEPSSEADIFTASRESKSNARSVVEAARSWADYPEKSDATIDDENSVGTPRLDFVRRVSDGHNNAAVTTVGKIIQDMDQFVDLSSVKVVSHTTDGPSVPQLLHRIISNDGEVSSQDKQDALQQLLQASANNDNSIWTKILTTILEVWDDSDSSVRELSLSLVAEMLRNQKDQMEESIEIILEKLVQMTKDVVAKISNEANQCLNVVLAKYDPFRCLAVIVPLLVTDDEKTLVMCINCLTKLVGRLSQEELVAQLPSFLPALFDAFNNQSPDIRKTVVFCLVDIYIMLGKAFVPYLEGLSSTQLRLVTIYANRISQARSGAPIDANQ, encoded by the exons GTTTCTTCTCCAACAATCATTGTTGAAAGAGCTGGAAGTTATGCTTGGACTCACAAGAACTGGAGGGTGCGAGAAGAGTTTGTGCGCACCCTTGCAACGGCAGTTGGGCTTTTTGCTTCTACAGAGCTCCTTCTACAGCGAGTGTTTCTTTCACCT GTCCTGCAATTGTTGAATGATTTGAATCAAAGTGTTAGAGAGGCTGCAATCTCCTGTATTCAG GAGATGTACAAAAATATGGGATCTCAGTTCCATGAAGAGTTGCAGCGCCATAATCTGCCTTCTTATATG CTAAAGGAAATAAATTCAAGATTGGATAAAATAGAACCAAAGGTTCCCTCATCTGATGGTGCTAGAACGCAATATAGGGCCATGGAAAGATCTGTTAGTGCTCATCCCAAAAGAGGTAGTCCAAGGAAAAAAAACACATCAAGGGAAAGCACATTATTTGGAG GTGACACAGATATTACCGAAAAACCGGTGGAACCCATAAGAGTTCATTCAGAGAAAGAATTATTTAGAGAGATTGAGAAGATTGCATCTGCCCTTAATCCAGAAAAGGACTGGTCTATACGTATTGCTGCAATGCAAAGGATCGAAGCCTTGGTATATGGAG GCGCAATTGATTATCCATCATTTTTCATGCTCTTGAAGCAGCTAGTTCATCCATTGTCCTCTCAGCTAGCCGATCGACGGTCTAGCATTGTAAAGCAG GCATGTCATCTACTTAATGTACTATCGAAGGAACTCCTCAGCGACTTTGAAGCATGTGCTGAAATATTTATTCCG GCACTTTTTAAGCTTGTTGTCATAACTGTGCTTGTGATTGCCGAATCTTCAGATAACTGTGTAAAAACT ATCCTGCGGAACTGCAAGGTTTCACGTATTGTTCCACTTATAGCTGACACAGCAAAAAATGACCGCAGTGCAATTCTCCGTGCCAG GTGTTGTGAGTATGCACTTCTAATATTGGAATATTGGGCCGATGCTCCAGAAATACAACGCTCAGCTGATTTATACGAAGATCTAATAAAGTGCTGTGTGGCAGATGCAATGAGCGAG GTTCGTGCAACTGCAAGAAGTTGCTATAGGATGTTCATAAAGACATGGCCTGAGCGTTCACGTCGGCTTTTTATGTCATTTGATCCTGCAATACAGAGG ATTATTAATGATGAAGATGGGGGCATGCACAAGCGATATCCTTCATCGTTGCATGAGAAGGGTGCTCAACTTTCTCGTTCCTCATCTCATGCAAGTGGTACACATTTGACCGGATACGGCACTTCATCTATTGTTGCAATGGACAAGGGTGCAGCAATTTCTTCCGAATCATCTCTCTCGTCAAGCATGCTCCTGTCGCAGTCGAAGGCAACTGGTAGACATGCTGAAAGAAGCATAGAGAGTGTGCTTAGTTCAAGCAAACAAAAGGTTTCAGCCATTGAGAGTTTATTGAAAGGTGTAGGCATCTCAGGCAGGCAAAATTTCTCAGCTGTGCGCTCAACAAGCTTGGATCTTG GAGTTGATCCTCCATCCTCTCGTGATCCTCATATACCGCTTGCTGCGCCTGCTTCGGATCACCTTTCTTTGCAGAGTTCTGCATTGTTGGACTCATCCCTCCCTAGCATAAGTATCAGAAGAAATGGTGGTTCACGTTTGATAGATGCAATGCCTCAGGTAGACACCAAAGAGCGATCGAGGTCACCATATTCGCGTAATCTATCATCTGAACCCATGTCGGATTTGTCAGTGCCTTATTTAAGAAGATCTTCAGGGAGATCTCAAGATGATAGCATTATGGATGAGAGTAATGATACATGGCCAAGGCCTAACAGGCGATCGCCACAGATGCATACGGACAAGCACTTCACTGATATGGCTTATAGGGATGCCAGTTACAGAAATTCGCAAAACAACCATGTCCCACACTTCCAAAGGCCGCTTAGGAAGCAAGTGGCATCAAGGGTTTCTGTGGGTGTCAGACACAGTTTTGATGATGGCCATGTCCCATCGAATGAGATGTCTGGATATACAGATGGCCCAGCATCACTAAATGAAGCCCTCTCTGAGGGTCTTAGTCCAAGTTCAGACTGGGTAGCAAGAGTTGCAGCTTTTAATTTTGTTCAGACATTATTGCAACTAGGACAGAAAGGCATTCAAGAAATTACTCAGAACTTTGAAAAGGTCATGAAGCTATTTTTTCGTTATTTGGATGATCCTCATCATAAAGTTGCACAGGCAGCTTTCTCCACACTTGCAGATATTATTCCAGCATGCAAGAAGCCATTTGAGAGCTATGTTGAAAGAATTTTACCATATGTCTTTTCAAGACTTATTGATCCAAAGGAGTTGGTTTCTAAGCCATGTTCATCAACCTTGGAAGTTGTTGGCCGAACATATGCTGTTGACACATTGTTACCTGCAATAGTACGTTCACTGGATGAACAAAGGTCTCCAAAGGCCAAACTGGCTGTTCTTGAGTTCGCTAATAAGTCATTCAGCAAGTACAAGGTAGACTCTGAAGGTTACAGTAACAGCGGCTTTCTTAAGCTCTGGCTTTCGAAACTAGCACCTTTAATACATGAAAAGAATGCAAAGTTAAAGGAAACGTCCATTAAAGGAATCATATCAGTTTATTCTCATTTTGATTCAACAGCAGTCCTAAACTTTATTCTTAATTTGTCAATTGAAGAACAAAACCTTGTGAGGCGCTCGCTCAAGCAATATACTCCTCGTATTGAGGTCGATCTGGTAAACTACTTGCAGAGCAAGAAAGAGCGTTCACGTCCCAAGTCTTATGAATATGAACAGATTGATTTTGGAACTTCTGAAGATGGTTATAATCCGACATCAAGGAATAGCTATCCATTTGGAAGGGTCTCTGCTAGTTCCTTTGACAATGAATCTGGGAAGAGGATGCATACAGTTCAAGAATCCACATTTCTTACTGGTCGAACAACCTCTGATGCCCGCACTGATCATGCCAATCAATGTTTTGAGCCTTCTTCTGAAGCTGATATTTTTACAGCAAGTCGGGAATCAAAGAGCAATGCTCGCTCAGTTGTAGAAGCTGCACGCTCGTGGGCAGATTATCCTGAAAAATCAGATGCCACCATTGATGATGAAAATTCTGTTGGCACCCCTCGCCTGGATTTTGTCCGTCGTGTTTCTGATGGACATAATAATGCGGCTGTTACAACTGTCGGGAAAATTATACAGGACATGGATCAATTTGTCGACCTTAGTTCTGTGAAGGTTGTCTCGCATACAACTGACGGCCCCAGCGTACCACAACTTCTTCATCGG ATAATAAGTAATGATGGTGAAGTTTCATCCCAAGACAAGCAGGACGCATTGCAGCAGTTGCTGCAAGCATCTGCGAACAATGATAACTCTATATGGACAAAG ATTTTAACAACTATCCTTGAGGTATGGGATGACTCTGATTCTTCTGTCAGGGAGCTTTCTCTATCGCTAGTTGCTGAGATGCTCCGCAATCAG AAAGATCAAATGGAAGAATCCATAGAGATTATCCTTGAAAAGCTGGTGCAGATGACCAAAGATGTTGTGGCAAAG ATTTCAAATGAAGCAAACCAGTGCTTAAATGTCGTGTTGGCAAAATATGATCCATTTAGATGCCTTGCT GTTATTGTGCCCTTGCTAGTTACTGATGATGAGAAGACACTTGTCATGTGTATCAACTGTTTGACAAAG CTTGTTGGGCGGCTTTCACAAGAGGAATTGGTGGCTCAACTCCCTTCATTTTTACCAGCACTTTTTGATGCTTTCAATAACCAGAGTCCAGATATTCGCAAG ACTGTTGTATTCTGCTTGGTGGATATCTACATCATGCTAGGGAAAGCATTTGTACCATACCTGGAGGGGCTTAGTAGCACACAGCTGCGGCTAGTAACAATCTACGCAAATCGGATATCGCAGGCAAGGTCTGGTGCACCTATCGATGCTAACCAATGA